In one window of Synergistaceae bacterium DZ-S4 DNA:
- a CDS encoding ABC transporter permease yields the protein MPETNTVGLMYKVKDVVSTIGMPTLIIAAFWVLTLVGGYIVGISMSALLSDTIKRAGMNGILVLAMVPAIQSGTGPNFALPIGIVCGLFAMVCSIEAGVSGYAWFLLSFALTVPLAAVVGYGYGKLMNAVKGSEMTIATYTGFSVVALMCLAWLMIPFKNPKMGWFIGKGLRETIQLDAVGAAQILNNILAFEVGGIIIPTGLLLFFALFCVLIWLFFRSKMGIAISAGGINPMFAQATGLNIDKNRIYANVLSTVLGGLGIIVYSQSFGYAQLYTAPLMMAFPAVAAVLIGGATASRAKVSHAIIGVFLFQGLLTTALPVANEIFAGTDLSEIMRMIIQNGIILYALTQVKGGAR from the coding sequence ATGCCTGAGACGAATACAGTCGGACTGATGTACAAAGTTAAGGACGTCGTCAGCACCATCGGGATGCCGACATTGATCATCGCCGCCTTCTGGGTCTTGACCCTCGTGGGCGGATATATCGTGGGCATCTCCATGTCGGCGCTTCTTTCCGACACGATCAAGCGCGCAGGCATGAACGGGATACTGGTGCTCGCGATGGTCCCCGCCATACAGTCCGGGACCGGACCGAACTTTGCCCTCCCCATCGGCATAGTCTGCGGGCTCTTCGCGATGGTATGCTCGATCGAAGCGGGCGTATCCGGGTATGCCTGGTTCCTGCTCTCGTTTGCCTTGACTGTGCCCCTTGCGGCAGTCGTCGGGTACGGTTACGGAAAGCTGATGAACGCAGTCAAAGGTTCCGAGATGACGATCGCGACCTACACAGGCTTCTCTGTCGTCGCACTTATGTGCCTCGCATGGCTTATGATCCCCTTCAAGAACCCAAAGATGGGATGGTTCATAGGTAAAGGGCTTCGTGAGACGATACAGCTGGACGCGGTTGGAGCGGCACAGATACTCAACAATATCCTGGCCTTTGAGGTAGGCGGGATCATCATCCCGACGGGACTGCTCCTCTTCTTTGCCCTCTTTTGTGTACTTATCTGGCTCTTTTTCCGCTCGAAGATGGGGATCGCCATCTCTGCCGGCGGGATAAACCCGATGTTTGCGCAGGCTACGGGGCTGAATATCGATAAGAACAGGATATATGCCAACGTGCTGTCCACAGTCCTGGGAGGGCTCGGGATCATCGTTTACTCCCAGAGCTTTGGTTATGCCCAGCTCTACACGGCTCCGCTCATGATGGCCTTTCCGGCCGTCGCAGCGGTGCTGATCGGCGGAGCCACCGCCTCGCGCGCGAAAGTCTCCCACGCAATAATCGGCGTATTCCTCTTCCAGGGACTGCTGACAACGGCGCTCCCGGTCGCGAATGAGATATTCGCGGGGACAGACCTTTCAGAGATAATGAGGATGATCATTCAGAATGGCATCATCCTCTACGCACTGACGCAGGTGAAGGGAGGTGCGAGATAA
- the trpB gene encoding tryptophan synthase subunit beta, producing the protein MTERLQNQAGFPVKGMFGDFGGSYVPENLTPVLEEIAAEYEKCRCSTVFREEYLTLLKDYVGRPSALTECKNLTAKNGGARIFLKREDLNHTGAHKINNCIGQALLAKRMGKKKIIAETGAGMHGVASATVAALMGMECDIYMGVVDIGRQAPNVLRMKALGARVVPVSEGQGTLKEAVDAALEVFCKDLSVFYLLGSAVGPHPYPTIVQDFQKIIGEEARVQMIERTGSLPDAVVACVGGGSNAIGAFTAFIEDPEVRLIGVEPSGRGLTYGDHAASLTKGAPGVMHGFKSYVLTDEKGEPAQVYSIAAGLDYPSVGPAHAALKESGRGEYICASDKEALNAFKLLCRTEGIIPALESSHALAGALRIAAEMEKDKKVLVNLSGRGDKDMETIAALGVIEV; encoded by the coding sequence ATGACAGAGAGATTACAAAATCAGGCAGGTTTCCCCGTGAAAGGCATGTTCGGTGATTTCGGGGGCAGCTACGTTCCCGAAAACCTCACCCCAGTGCTCGAAGAGATAGCGGCCGAGTATGAGAAGTGCCGCTGCAGCACCGTTTTCAGGGAAGAATACCTGACCCTGCTGAAGGATTATGTCGGCCGGCCCTCCGCACTCACCGAGTGCAAAAACCTCACCGCGAAAAACGGGGGAGCAAGGATATTCCTCAAGAGGGAAGACCTGAACCATACCGGAGCCCACAAGATAAACAACTGCATCGGACAGGCCCTGCTCGCGAAAAGGATGGGCAAAAAGAAGATCATCGCGGAGACGGGAGCGGGAATGCACGGAGTCGCCAGCGCCACCGTAGCCGCGCTGATGGGCATGGAGTGCGACATATACATGGGAGTTGTAGACATCGGACGCCAGGCACCGAACGTCCTCAGGATGAAGGCACTGGGTGCGAGAGTGGTCCCGGTATCGGAGGGACAGGGAACCCTCAAGGAGGCCGTTGACGCGGCTCTTGAAGTGTTCTGCAAAGACCTCTCGGTCTTTTACCTCCTCGGCTCAGCCGTAGGCCCCCACCCCTACCCGACCATAGTCCAGGATTTTCAAAAGATAATAGGCGAAGAGGCCAGGGTCCAGATGATCGAGCGGACCGGCTCCCTTCCCGACGCGGTCGTCGCATGTGTCGGCGGCGGGAGCAACGCCATCGGCGCCTTCACAGCCTTCATAGAAGACCCGGAAGTTCGGCTTATCGGGGTCGAACCCTCCGGAAGAGGTCTGACCTACGGAGATCACGCAGCCAGTCTGACAAAGGGTGCCCCGGGAGTCATGCACGGCTTTAAAAGCTACGTTCTCACAGATGAAAAGGGTGAACCCGCGCAAGTATATTCCATTGCCGCCGGACTCGACTACCCTTCGGTAGGCCCGGCCCACGCCGCGCTGAAGGAGAGCGGCAGGGGCGAGTACATCTGCGCAAGCGACAAAGAGGCCCTTAATGCCTTTAAGCTTCTCTGCCGCACCGAGGGCATAATCCCCGCCCTCGAAAGCTCCCACGCCCTCGCCGGAGCACTAAGGATCGCCGCCGAAATGGAAAAAGACAAAAAGGTCCTCGTCAACCTGTCCGGCAGGGGGGATAAGGATATGGAGACTATTGCGGCTCTGGGGGTAATTGAGGTTTAG
- a CDS encoding permease — translation MSSVKILFFILTLGYILGSIKFFNIRLGTSGVLLVALIFGHFGQEISGAVRDIGLVCFVASVGLIAGPVFFCNFKSRAVAYMVIGFVTIISGAALCVASIKILGIPVPLAVGIMNGALTSTPGLAAAIEATGDPSASIGYGIAYPFGVLGVVLFVQIVPRILRIDFSQTKPVMDCGQDLQPEGTAGKGSMKIDPFGFFPLVLTIAAGLIAAKIVIPLPGGARFSLGASGGPLLTGLIIGYFGHIGPISLEIKKSTLETMREFGLALFLAGAGTAAGKGFVATLIEHGPVLFFAGVGMTLLPMTVGYFIAARMFSLDIYNTLGSICGGMTSTPALGVLISETRTDYVSLPYAATYPVALILVVLASQFIAILC, via the coding sequence TTGAGTTCTGTAAAAATTTTGTTTTTTATCCTTACTCTGGGGTATATCCTGGGGAGCATAAAATTCTTCAACATCAGGCTGGGCACATCCGGAGTTCTCCTTGTTGCTCTGATCTTCGGGCATTTTGGACAGGAGATATCCGGCGCTGTCCGTGACATCGGCCTGGTATGTTTTGTTGCGTCTGTGGGATTGATAGCAGGTCCAGTATTTTTCTGCAATTTCAAAAGCAGAGCCGTTGCCTACATGGTAATAGGATTCGTGACGATCATTTCCGGCGCAGCTTTATGCGTGGCTTCAATAAAGATATTGGGGATTCCAGTTCCTCTTGCTGTAGGAATAATGAACGGCGCACTGACAAGCACCCCGGGGCTCGCTGCCGCTATCGAAGCGACAGGTGATCCGAGCGCCTCCATAGGATATGGTATTGCTTATCCTTTTGGTGTCCTGGGTGTTGTCCTCTTTGTACAGATAGTGCCCAGGATACTCAGAATAGATTTTAGCCAGACCAAGCCTGTGATGGACTGTGGGCAGGACCTGCAGCCGGAGGGTACTGCAGGAAAAGGATCTATGAAAATTGACCCCTTCGGGTTTTTTCCTCTTGTACTGACAATAGCGGCAGGACTGATCGCTGCAAAGATAGTTATACCTCTTCCCGGAGGAGCCAGGTTCAGCCTGGGAGCATCCGGCGGACCGCTCCTTACGGGACTTATCATAGGATATTTCGGTCACATAGGCCCGATATCACTTGAGATAAAGAAATCGACCCTTGAGACGATGAGGGAATTCGGGCTCGCGCTGTTCCTTGCTGGAGCGGGGACAGCTGCTGGCAAAGGCTTTGTCGCAACTCTTATCGAACATGGCCCTGTCCTCTTCTTTGCCGGTGTCGGAATGACCCTTCTGCCTATGACAGTGGGGTATTTTATTGCAGCCAGGATGTTCAGCCTTGACATATACAATACGCTGGGGTCGATATGCGGAGGGATGACGAGTACCCCGGCGCTCGGCGTGCTCATCTCAGAGACCCGCACCGACTATGTCTCCCTGCCCTACGCCGCCACATACCCGGTTGCGCTGATACTCGTAGTCCTGGCATCCCAGTTCATAGCCATCCTCTGCTGA
- a CDS encoding prepilin-type N-terminal cleavage/methylation domain-containing protein, with product MRKIDKGFSLVELLIVVIIIGILAGILYLVVGPSDDMVREKACSGNRATVLLALDSYRFSSGVSKETYTLQNFIDDDYKDTISNKEVKCPSGGIYSAGTSNGREAVVCSIHGGDSPGGGDGPGGGGPGHAGTIIPGTDLFGGDGIEAPTNWVDPANYHTDGTNNYISVEKGERLYFDTPDGEREYYISLVDDEDIMFNGSNRDADGNIITAPDNLPGWVSEFGTGLVRFTGVSVNWDDVPVGYQFFRGDIVYYNGAYYVCIVRALLPGQTPRSWDTMYVKAPLNWNETPETTGKNAWYKLSSN from the coding sequence ATGAGAAAAATAGACAAAGGATTTTCATTGGTCGAGCTGCTGATCGTAGTCATAATAATAGGGATCCTGGCGGGAATTTTATATCTGGTTGTCGGCCCCTCTGACGATATGGTCAGAGAAAAGGCATGCAGCGGCAACAGGGCTACTGTCTTGTTGGCGCTTGACTCATACAGGTTTTCAAGCGGCGTCAGCAAGGAAACTTACACCCTTCAAAACTTCATAGACGATGATTATAAAGACACGATAAGCAACAAAGAGGTCAAGTGTCCGTCAGGCGGCATCTACTCTGCAGGAACATCCAACGGCAGGGAGGCCGTCGTATGTTCGATCCACGGCGGAGACAGTCCCGGAGGCGGAGACGGACCCGGAGGCGGCGGACCGGGTCACGCAGGGACCATAATTCCCGGCACTGACTTATTTGGCGGAGACGGGATCGAGGCGCCCACTAACTGGGTGGACCCGGCAAACTATCATACAGATGGGACAAATAACTACATAAGCGTTGAAAAGGGCGAGAGGCTTTACTTTGATACCCCTGACGGCGAGAGGGAATATTATATCTCCTTGGTGGATGACGAAGATATTATGTTTAACGGGAGCAACCGGGATGCTGACGGAAATATAATCACTGCTCCGGACAACCTGCCCGGTTGGGTATCCGAATTTGGGACAGGTTTGGTGCGTTTCACTGGAGTATCGGTAAACTGGGATGATGTGCCTGTGGGATATCAGTTCTTCAGGGGCGATATAGTATATTACAATGGCGCTTACTACGTTTGCATAGTCCGAGCTCTGCTCCCAGGTCAAACTCCCCGGAGTTGGGATACGATGTACGTAAAAGCGCCCTTAAATTGGAATGAGACGCCTGAGACAACCGGCAAAAATGCCTGGTATAAGCTGAGCAGCAACTGA
- a CDS encoding glycine C-acetyltransferase, whose translation MKSAIRSIIKTIEEIKEQGLYKSERVITTPQRDIIDTTTNFGVINMCANNYLGLADSPRVIRAAKEAYDRWGYGLASVRFICGTQQIHKDLEAAISDFLGMEDTILYSSCYDANGGVFEPILGEGDAVISDELNHASIIDGIRLCKAAKFRYKNNDMEDLRTQLEAAKGSRIKMIVTDGVFSMDGYIANLKSICDLADEFDALVLVDDSHAVGFMGKTGRGTHEYCGVMGRVDILTGTLGKALGGASGGYVSAKKEVVELLRQRSRPYLFSNTLAPAIAGASLEVIKMLGDTTEYRDRVHENTSYFREKMEALGFDLLPGTHPIVPIMLYDARIATEFSARLLEKGVYVTGFSFPVVPRGKARIRTQVSARHTKEDLDAAIDAFSEVKIEMAI comes from the coding sequence ATGAAGAGCGCCATTAGGTCCATAATCAAAACGATAGAAGAGATAAAAGAGCAGGGACTCTACAAATCAGAGAGGGTTATCACAACTCCTCAGAGAGACATCATAGATACAACAACAAATTTCGGTGTCATAAACATGTGCGCAAACAACTATCTCGGCCTTGCAGACTCCCCCAGAGTCATCAGGGCAGCAAAAGAGGCATACGACAGATGGGGTTACGGACTCGCCTCGGTACGATTCATCTGCGGCACACAGCAGATACACAAGGATCTCGAAGCAGCTATAAGCGACTTCCTTGGCATGGAGGATACTATCCTCTATTCATCATGCTACGACGCCAACGGAGGTGTATTTGAACCCATACTGGGCGAAGGCGACGCCGTCATAAGCGATGAACTGAACCACGCTAGCATCATCGACGGGATCCGTCTCTGCAAGGCAGCAAAATTCAGATATAAAAACAACGATATGGAAGACCTGAGGACACAGCTTGAAGCGGCAAAGGGCTCCCGAATTAAGATGATAGTCACAGACGGAGTCTTTTCAATGGACGGATACATCGCAAACCTTAAGTCCATCTGCGATCTTGCGGACGAGTTCGATGCCCTCGTACTGGTCGATGACAGCCATGCGGTAGGATTCATGGGAAAGACCGGGCGCGGTACCCACGAATACTGCGGGGTAATGGGCAGGGTGGACATTCTGACCGGCACTCTCGGAAAGGCTCTCGGCGGTGCGTCCGGAGGCTACGTCAGCGCAAAGAAGGAGGTCGTTGAACTCCTTAGGCAGCGCAGCAGACCCTATCTTTTCTCAAACACCCTTGCCCCGGCAATAGCAGGGGCCTCTCTTGAGGTCATCAAAATGCTCGGGGACACAACCGAATACAGGGACAGGGTACATGAAAACACCTCATACTTCAGGGAGAAGATGGAAGCCCTTGGTTTCGACCTGCTGCCTGGAACACATCCCATTGTCCCCATCATGCTCTATGATGCAAGGATAGCCACTGAATTCTCGGCCAGGCTCCTTGAAAAAGGAGTCTACGTTACCGGCTTTTCTTTCCCTGTCGTGCCAAGGGGCAAAGCCCGCATCAGGACCCAGGTCTCGGCAAGGCATACGAAAGAGGACCTTGACGCGGCAATAGACGCTTTCAGCGAAGTCAAGATCGAGATGGCCATATGA
- the tdh gene encoding L-threonine 3-dehydrogenase produces MTKKMIALVKERPEPGLWMREVDMPEVGPDDVLIKIKKTSICGTDLHIYNWNEWSKKTIKTPMTIGHEFVGEIVQTGSHVRGWEIGERVSGEGHIVCGTCRNCLAGRRHNCPNTVGVGVNRDGAFAQYLSIPKTNVWRCAPEIPDDIVSCFDPLGNATHTALQFDLIGEDVLITGAGPIGMMAAAICRHVGARNVVVTDLNDYRLSLAKEMGATRTVNVKREKLRDIFAELKIREGFDVGLEMSGSPKAFSDMVDHMFNGGRIALLGLLEPGTVIDWDKVIFHGLTLKGIYGRQMYETWYKMTTMLQSGLDISKVITHRFDVRDFEEGFRAMNSGGSGKVVLDWQNV; encoded by the coding sequence ATGACAAAAAAGATGATTGCTCTGGTAAAGGAAAGGCCGGAACCGGGACTGTGGATGCGCGAAGTTGATATGCCCGAAGTAGGACCCGATGACGTTCTTATCAAGATCAAGAAGACTTCCATCTGCGGCACTGATCTCCACATCTACAACTGGAACGAATGGTCAAAAAAGACCATAAAGACCCCAATGACCATCGGCCACGAGTTCGTAGGGGAGATAGTACAGACTGGCAGCCATGTCCGGGGCTGGGAGATCGGCGAGAGGGTCTCCGGAGAGGGACACATCGTATGCGGCACCTGCAGGAACTGCCTGGCTGGAAGGAGGCACAACTGTCCCAACACGGTCGGTGTAGGGGTCAACAGGGACGGTGCTTTCGCACAGTACCTTTCGATACCTAAGACCAACGTCTGGAGGTGCGCACCCGAAATACCCGACGACATAGTATCCTGCTTCGACCCGCTCGGAAACGCGACCCATACAGCCCTTCAGTTCGACCTTATCGGGGAGGACGTCCTCATCACGGGCGCCGGCCCGATAGGCATGATGGCAGCCGCGATATGCAGGCATGTCGGTGCCAGGAACGTAGTCGTGACCGACCTTAACGACTACAGGCTCTCTCTTGCCAAAGAGATGGGCGCGACCCGTACCGTCAACGTAAAGAGGGAGAAGCTGAGGGATATCTTCGCGGAGCTGAAGATCCGCGAGGGCTTCGACGTGGGGCTTGAGATGTCGGGAAGCCCGAAAGCCTTCTCGGACATGGTCGACCACATGTTCAACGGCGGAAGGATAGCTCTTCTCGGCCTGCTTGAACCTGGTACGGTCATCGACTGGGACAAGGTCATCTTTCACGGACTGACGCTCAAGGGCATATACGGACGCCAGATGTATGAGACATGGTACAAGATGACCACCATGCTCCAGAGCGGCCTTGACATCAGCAAAGTAATAACTCACAGGTTCGATGTCAGGGATTTCGAAGAGGGCTTCAGGGCGATGAACAGCGGCGGATCGGGCAAAGTAGTTCTCGACTGGCAAAACGTTTGA
- a CDS encoding 4Fe-4S binding protein, giving the protein MAHNHTHGSPYSRLTERLNRFPQGAPASKLLFDILRILMTEKEAGLMAQLPIKPFRAKQAADIWRLSETEAQKVLDELAGRAILVDIEQNGEQIYAVPPPMAGFFEFSLMRVREDIDQKTLSELFHQYISVEEDFMKDLVCSGETQMGRVFPQEPQIPDEYALHVLDYERATNVIETASHIGISMCYCRHKALHNGTVCDAPMDICMTFNTTAATLIKHGHARQVGAPECKDLLQQAYEHDLVQFGENVRRNVNFICNCCSCCCEALLAIRRFGVAQTICSNFITKADKEKCIGCGKCEKICPVNAIEMTGEGQEKKAVIDEKKCIGCGVCLRHCPSGALIFEPRPNRLITPLDTAHRVVVMATERGLLQELIFDNKVLFSHRLLAGILGSILRMPGLKRSLAQAQLKSRYIEALITKHGQNRT; this is encoded by the coding sequence ATGGCTCACAACCACACCCACGGATCTCCTTACTCAAGGCTCACAGAGAGGCTGAACAGGTTCCCCCAGGGTGCTCCGGCTTCAAAACTCCTTTTTGACATACTCAGGATCCTTATGACGGAAAAGGAGGCAGGCCTGATGGCCCAGCTTCCGATAAAACCGTTCAGGGCAAAACAGGCGGCCGATATTTGGAGGCTTTCTGAAACCGAGGCGCAAAAGGTCCTTGACGAACTCGCCGGGAGAGCCATACTTGTGGACATCGAACAGAACGGGGAGCAGATATACGCTGTCCCGCCCCCGATGGCTGGCTTCTTCGAGTTCTCACTTATGAGGGTCAGAGAGGACATCGACCAGAAGACCCTGAGTGAACTCTTCCACCAGTACATATCAGTGGAGGAAGACTTCATGAAAGACCTGGTCTGCAGCGGCGAGACACAGATGGGGAGGGTCTTCCCCCAGGAACCGCAGATACCCGACGAATACGCACTCCACGTACTTGACTACGAACGGGCGACAAACGTGATAGAGACAGCCTCGCACATCGGGATAAGCATGTGCTACTGCAGGCACAAGGCCTTGCACAACGGGACTGTCTGCGATGCCCCGATGGACATATGCATGACCTTCAACACAACGGCGGCCACTCTCATCAAACACGGACACGCAAGGCAGGTCGGCGCCCCGGAATGCAAAGACCTCCTGCAGCAGGCGTACGAACATGACCTGGTCCAGTTCGGCGAGAACGTACGCAGGAACGTCAATTTCATTTGCAACTGCTGTTCATGCTGCTGTGAGGCTCTTCTGGCGATAAGGCGCTTCGGGGTCGCCCAGACGATCTGCTCAAACTTCATCACAAAAGCAGATAAGGAAAAGTGCATAGGGTGCGGAAAGTGTGAAAAGATCTGCCCCGTCAACGCTATAGAGATGACGGGCGAAGGTCAGGAAAAAAAAGCCGTGATTGACGAAAAGAAATGCATCGGCTGCGGAGTCTGCCTCAGACACTGCCCGTCGGGGGCCCTGATCTTCGAACCGCGCCCGAACAGGCTGATCACGCCGCTGGACACCGCCCACAGGGTGGTCGTGATGGCGACCGAGAGAGGCCTCCTGCAGGAACTCATCTTCGACAACAAGGTCCTCTTCAGCCACAGGCTCCTTGCCGGCATACTCGGAAGCATACTCAGGATGCCCGGGCTTAAGAGAAGCCTGGCGCAGGCCCAGCTGAAGTCACGCTATATTGAGGCTCTCATCACAAAACACGGACAAAACAGGACCTGA
- a CDS encoding PTS sugar transporter subunit IIC, with the protein MGKSNNKISAFLERKGVEFSFRRYFVDALGAMGVGLFSSLITGLILKTIGTKAGIPILVEFGGLASSMTGAAIAVAIAQALKAPPMVVFSCVAVGFAGNTWGGPVGAFLGAVVASEVGKMISKETKVDIIATPSGTIIAGMAVAKLAGPTVSAMMTGLGIIIMNATELQPGPMGAIVSALMGMILTLPISSAAIAVALNLSGIAAGAATVGCSTQMIGFAVMSFRENGLAGLLSQGIGTSMLQMPNIVRHPQIWIPPTLASVILGPISTLVFKMENIPSGAGMGTSGFVGQFGAIDAMGSSPAILMQIGLMHFLLPAVTTLAIAEIMRKIGLIKPGDMKLDL; encoded by the coding sequence TTGGGAAAGAGCAATAACAAAATCTCCGCATTTCTCGAACGCAAGGGAGTGGAGTTCTCCTTCAGACGCTACTTTGTTGACGCTCTCGGCGCAATGGGCGTCGGCCTGTTTTCATCACTGATCACCGGACTGATCCTAAAAACGATCGGAACTAAAGCGGGGATCCCGATCCTGGTGGAATTCGGAGGCCTTGCAAGCTCCATGACCGGAGCAGCCATCGCCGTAGCGATCGCACAGGCCCTCAAAGCACCTCCTATGGTCGTATTCTCCTGTGTCGCTGTAGGTTTCGCCGGCAACACGTGGGGAGGCCCCGTGGGCGCATTCCTGGGTGCAGTCGTGGCATCCGAGGTCGGAAAGATGATATCCAAGGAGACAAAAGTCGACATTATAGCGACCCCTTCCGGCACCATAATCGCAGGGATGGCGGTGGCAAAGCTCGCCGGGCCCACGGTCAGCGCAATGATGACCGGACTCGGGATCATCATCATGAACGCGACGGAGCTGCAGCCCGGGCCCATGGGAGCCATAGTCTCCGCATTGATGGGCATGATACTCACGCTTCCGATCTCGAGCGCGGCTATAGCGGTAGCTCTGAATCTTTCGGGCATCGCTGCAGGTGCCGCGACAGTCGGATGCTCCACTCAGATGATAGGGTTCGCGGTGATGAGTTTCAGGGAGAACGGACTGGCAGGACTTCTGTCGCAGGGGATCGGCACCTCCATGCTCCAGATGCCCAACATAGTGAGACACCCCCAGATATGGATCCCCCCGACGCTTGCCAGCGTCATACTCGGCCCCATATCTACCCTTGTCTTCAAAATGGAGAACATCCCCTCTGGCGCGGGAATGGGTACAAGCGGTTTTGTAGGCCAGTTCGGTGCCATAGACGCGATGGGAAGCAGCCCCGCAATACTTATGCAGATAGGGCTGATGCACTTCCTTCTGCCTGCGGTCACGACTCTTGCCATCGCCGAGATAATGAGGAAGATCGGTCTTATAAAACCGGGAGACATGAAGCTCGACCTGTGA
- a CDS encoding L-serine ammonia-lyase, iron-sulfur-dependent, subunit alpha → MTTASILNNVIGPVMPGSSSSHTAGPYHIAKMCRSMMGELPSEISFTFEPASSIAEVYHEQGSDLALIMGTLDLPLTDPRFKKAFGLFPSFGADIKFIIKSFPEACHPNSIKVEAKLKDGSSFSAVADSTGGGALLFRRLNGWEVEMTGDAYYVSVEVPAERSAAVRAMLEKYGSVEVGEKEGRAMLLLSASAPADPGLIEKIRSEEKPFSCLCAIPVFFPVRGERLFTSGEEMVKYAEEKGLTLGEAALEFESALLCMPPETLDAEMDRRLQVMIDSVVLGLSDESPQMFLLDPSARKIMDAEREGRLALGGIHTRAAARAMAAMQVNSGQGIVCAAPTGGSAGVIPGIMVTMLEDMKIPRKDVVRSMWAAGAIGWVLATRGTFAAEVCGCQVEIGAAGAMGAGAVVEAVGGSPRDAADAGAIMFQNAMGLVCDLVQAIVEIPCHTRNGSFASQAFICADMILGGYYNAVHIDDTVDAVYSSGKMLPLELRCTSLGGMAVTPSALSMQRKR, encoded by the coding sequence ATGACAACAGCCAGCATTCTGAACAACGTCATAGGTCCGGTAATGCCCGGAAGCTCAAGTTCGCACACAGCGGGCCCCTACCACATCGCAAAGATGTGCCGCAGCATGATGGGCGAGCTGCCGTCGGAGATATCATTCACCTTCGAACCGGCATCTTCGATAGCGGAGGTATATCACGAGCAGGGGAGCGACCTGGCCCTGATAATGGGTACCCTGGACCTTCCTCTGACCGACCCGCGGTTCAAGAAAGCGTTCGGCCTATTCCCGTCATTTGGTGCGGACATAAAGTTCATCATAAAAAGTTTTCCGGAGGCATGCCATCCGAACAGCATAAAGGTCGAAGCAAAGCTTAAGGACGGATCGTCATTTTCTGCCGTTGCCGACTCGACCGGAGGCGGTGCACTACTCTTCCGCCGTCTGAACGGATGGGAGGTCGAAATGACGGGAGACGCCTACTATGTTTCTGTCGAAGTGCCCGCAGAGAGATCAGCAGCAGTCAGAGCGATGCTTGAAAAGTATGGCAGTGTTGAAGTGGGCGAAAAAGAGGGAAGGGCGATGCTGCTTCTCTCGGCATCCGCTCCCGCGGACCCCGGACTCATCGAAAAGATCCGCTCTGAAGAGAAACCTTTCAGCTGTCTCTGCGCCATCCCCGTCTTTTTCCCGGTCAGGGGAGAGAGGCTATTCACTTCGGGAGAAGAGATGGTGAAATATGCCGAAGAGAAGGGGCTTACGCTGGGAGAGGCCGCGCTTGAGTTCGAATCGGCCCTTCTGTGCATGCCCCCGGAGACTCTTGATGCCGAGATGGACAGGCGTCTTCAGGTAATGATAGATTCAGTAGTCCTCGGACTTTCGGACGAAAGCCCTCAGATGTTTCTCCTGGATCCCTCTGCAAGGAAGATAATGGATGCGGAGAGGGAAGGGAGGCTTGCCCTCGGAGGGATCCACACCAGGGCGGCTGCGCGCGCAATGGCGGCAATGCAGGTCAACAGCGGACAGGGAATAGTATGTGCGGCTCCGACGGGCGGGTCTGCAGGTGTCATCCCCGGGATCATGGTAACGATGCTTGAGGACATGAAGATCCCGCGCAAAGATGTCGTCCGCTCAATGTGGGCGGCCGGGGCAATAGGATGGGTCCTTGCAACGAGAGGCACTTTCGCTGCCGAAGTTTGCGGATGCCAGGTCGAAATAGGCGCGGCCGGCGCGATGGGGGCAGGTGCCGTGGTCGAGGCTGTCGGGGGTTCACCCCGTGATGCCGCGGATGCTGGGGCGATCATGTTCCAGAACGCTATGGGCCTTGTGTGCGATCTGGTACAGGCGATCGTGGAGATCCCCTGCCACACGAGAAACGGATCCTTCGCGTCCCAGGCATTCATCTGCGCAGATATGATACTCGGAGGATATTACAACGCCGTACATATCGATGACACAGTGGACGCAGTTTACTCTTCGGGAAAAATGCTCCCCCTGGAGCTCCGCTGCACATCACTGGGCGGCATGGCAGTCACGCCAAGCGCCCTTTCTATGCAAAGAAAGAGATAA